The following DNA comes from Candidatus Methylacidiphilales bacterium.
TACTGTGGTTGTGTAATCCGGGTGGGCCAGGCTTGCCGGCGGCGGGTAGGGCATTCGTTTCGTCGCGTTGACCGCATGGACGACTGAATCATCAAAGGCCTGGTTGCCTGACGGGGTCTGGATTCCCAGGAATAGTACCGAACCGTCGCCCAAGATCCGGATGCGTACGACGGTGGAAAGCGCCGGGTCGTCCGATGGCGAGGTCCAGTGCTTTTCAAGCGTGATTTTGATCAGGGTGCGGTATTCGTCGCCGGCAACGGATCCGCCCGGAACGCCGGGTGTCCCGCTGTCGCCTGTTCCCCCATGAACTCCGCTGGTGGATCCCAGCGCCCGGGCCAGCGTGTTCTCCACCTGGTTGGCGCTAACAGACGATCCGCCCTTTGGAGTGTGTGGCGCGGCGGGGTTGCCTGGCGGATTTGGATTTTCAGCTTTGCGGGTGACAACATGATCCAGGTCGATTTTGACCGGGGCTTTGACTTTTTCTGTTTTGGGGGGTTTGACGGGCGCGGGGGCCAGGTCTGGAACGTCGTTTTTTACGGGCGGAAGAGGTTCGGGTTGTTTTTGTTCAACAACGGGTTGCGGGGGAGTGGGCTCGGGCGGCGTTACAGTTGGAGTGGGCGTGGGGGTTGGCTGAATCTGGCGGATCGGCTCGGGCGCTGGAACGGGTTCGTGCGGGTTGGGTGCAGGATTTGTGGGGCCGGCGGTTTGTTTGGAACCTTCCAGAGCGGGCGCGCCTTCCCTTGGATTGATCTGGTCCGGAAGGCCGACGAGGGGAATAAAATCCTCCCTGGGTTCGCTTTGAAATAACTTTCCGCTCAGCGCAAGTATCAGGAGCAGCAGGACATGAGCCGCGCCAACCCAGCAGAGGGTTTTGGGCGAAATTTCGTGGCTGGCGGATTTCATTTGTTTTTGTCGGGCGTATTGGAGAGGCCGAGGCGCGCGCCGGACCGCTTCACAACGTCCAGCACATCCATCAGTTGCTGGTAACGCAGGTTGGCGTCGGCGCGCAGAGCCACCACGGAGTCCGGATTTTTTTCCACGGCATTGGTGAGATAAATTTCAAGCTCGCGCGTTGTCATGACACGCTTGCCGGCCGTTATGATGCCATTGCTGGTGACGGAGACCTGGATGATGGACTTGGGATCGATCTGGTATGCCGGATTGGAACGGGCCTTGGGCAGCTTGATCTCCATCTGTTGTTCCATGAGGGGAGTTGTGATCATGAAAATGATCAACAAGACAAAGCAAAGATCCAGCAGCGGTGTGATGTTGAGTTCCGCCAATACACCTCCGCCGTGCCAGCGCTGGGAGTAACGTTTCATGTCCGTGCTTTGAGGTAGCGGTGCTCAAAATCCGCCGCGCATTCCGCGGCAAAGTTTTCCATTTGCACGGTCATTCCGCGCACGCTGGTGATAAGATAATTGTAGCCGAACATGGCGGGGATGGCGACCACCAGACCGGTGACGGTGGTGATCAGGGCGCCGGACACGCCGGGCGCCAGGGCTCCGAGGCTTGCCTGTCCGGCCTGGGCGACACCGCTGAAAGCGTCCATCACGCCCCAGACCGTGCCGAGCAATCCCAGGAAAGGGGCGCCGCTGACAGCCGTGGCCAGAAGGATGAGTTGGGAATCCAGCTTGAGCATTTCCTCGCCGACAGCGCGCTCCATGGCAGAGCGCACGGAGGCCATGGCGGTGGCATCGACCGGGTCGGCTGAATGGAGCCGGGCCTGGAAGGTTTCATCAACTTCTGTTGAACCCAGCAAATGAAAGGCGAGTTCATCCGAGCCGGCCTGGTAGATGGCGGCCATCGGAGAGACGCTGTAGCGTTTTTGTTCGGCGTAGATTTCCAGCGGATAGCGGGAGTTGCGGTAGCGTTTGAGAAATAGTTTTGTTTCAATGCGCGCATTGCGCAGGAAGACGAACTTGGTGACCATGACCGACCAACTGAAGATCGAGCCCAATGAAAGCAGGAGAATGACAACCTTGCCTGCGACGTTGGAATGTTCGAATGCGAAGACAAGTCCCGCGCTGGCCAGCGGCAGGGGAAACAAAAAATTCATGCGGAAACTATTGTCCCCCAACGGCCTCTCGTCAATGTTGTCTTGCAGGAAACATGCGGAGGCAGGTTAAAGGCTGATACTCTTACTCTTACTCCTACTCTATCTCTCTTTCCAATCTGCGGGCGGCGTCCAAGGCAAAGCGTCCGTTGCGGTGAACGAACCACTAGTTTGCATGAGAATTTGTTTTTGTTTCCAATGGATTTCTGTCCTAAATAGTCGGCATTATGCCGGAGACAAAGGACATTCATACAGCCGAACAAATTCTTAACGCGCTGATCCAATATTGCGTCAAATATAGTTTCCAGATAATTGGCGCTATCGTATTGTTTGTTGCGGGTTGGGTGATCGCCGGGCGGCTTTCCGCCCTTGTCGTGGGTGTTTGCGCCCGCAAAAAAATGGATCTGGTGCTTGTCCAGTTCCTGGGCGGTTTGATCAAGGTGCTGACCTTGACGATTTTCGCGGTGATCGCCCTGGACGCCTTGGGAATTAACATTTCGCCGTTTATTGCCGCCATCGGCGCCTGTGCTTTTGGCCTGACCCTGGCCCTCAAAGGGCCGCTTTCCAATTACGGCGCCGGAGTGGCCATTATCTTTACCCGGCCCTTTACCGTTGGGAACACGATCACCACCGGAAGCCATTCCGGCATCGTGGAGGACGTCAAACTGGCCAACACAGTGTTGATTACATGTGATGGGGAACGGATCACGATTCCCAACAGGCAGATTGTAGGCGAGACGATTGTAAACTCGTATGCGAATAAAATCGTCGAGGGAAAGGTGGGGGTGGCGTATGACACCGATCCCGGAAAAGCCATTGAAGTGGTCACGCGGGCGCTGGAAAACGCCGCAGGAGTGGTACAAGACCCGAAGCCGCAGGTGGGCATTGACGCGTTTGGGGATTCGGCCCTTGTCATCGGCTACCGGTATTGGACGCCTTCAAAAGGCTGCCATATTGTGCGTTATGCCGCCAATCTGGGCGTTTACAAAGGGCTGAAATCGGCCGGGATCGAAATCCCGTTCCAACGTCAGGATGTTTATTTGTTCGAGGATAAGAAGCCGCCTCAAAAGAGAAGCAGGAAAGTTTAAGATTTCTTGCGTATTCCAGAAGCTGTGCGAATATACCAAGCTTCAGGCAGTTCAAATCCAGTTTAAATTAATCATAATTCCTACCATCATCATGTTTCGTATTCCATTTCATCGGGTCAATTGGTTGCCCAGTGCGTTTCTGATGGGCACCCTGGCGATGGCGCTGACGCTTGTGCCGCTCTATGTCTGGCACTTTGGGCTCAACCTCTTCCAAATCGGGCTGTTTTTGTTTTTTTTCCTCTGCACAGGACTGAGCATCACCCTTGGTTATCACCGTTTGTTTGCCCATCGCTCGTTCGAAGCCCGGCTTCCCGTCAGGCTTGCCTGCCTCATTTTTGGAGCTACTGCTTTTGAAAGTTCGGTTTTGGAGTGGGCCTCGGACCACCGCCGCCATCACAAGCATGTCGATGGCGAGGATGACCCGTACGACATCACCAAGGGCTTTTTTCATGCCCACATGGGTTGGATGCTGTTCAAGCTCAAACCCACGCCGCCGTTGGACAATGTGGCTGACCTGCAAAAAGA
Coding sequences within:
- a CDS encoding energy transducer TonB yields the protein MKSASHEISPKTLCWVGAAHVLLLLILALSGKLFQSEPREDFIPLVGLPDQINPREGAPALEGSKQTAGPTNPAPNPHEPVPAPEPIRQIQPTPTPTPTVTPPEPTPPQPVVEQKQPEPLPPVKNDVPDLAPAPVKPPKTEKVKAPVKIDLDHVVTRKAENPNPPGNPAAPHTPKGGSSVSANQVENTLARALGSTSGVHGGTGDSGTPGVPGGSVAGDEYRTLIKITLEKHWTSPSDDPALSTVVRIRILGDGSVLFLGIQTPSGNQAFDDSVVHAVNATKRMPYPPPASLAHPDYTTTVRFRLND
- a CDS encoding biopolymer transporter ExbD; this translates as MKRYSQRWHGGGVLAELNITPLLDLCFVLLIIFMITTPLMEQQMEIKLPKARSNPAYQIDPKSIIQVSVTSNGIITAGKRVMTTRELEIYLTNAVEKNPDSVVALRADANLRYQQLMDVLDVVKRSGARLGLSNTPDKNK
- a CDS encoding MotA/TolQ/ExbB proton channel family protein, whose protein sequence is MNFLFPLPLASAGLVFAFEHSNVAGKVVILLLSLGSIFSWSVMVTKFVFLRNARIETKLFLKRYRNSRYPLEIYAEQKRYSVSPMAAIYQAGSDELAFHLLGSTEVDETFQARLHSADPVDATAMASVRSAMERAVGEEMLKLDSQLILLATAVSGAPFLGLLGTVWGVMDAFSGVAQAGQASLGALAPGVSGALITTVTGLVVAIPAMFGYNYLITSVRGMTVQMENFAAECAADFEHRYLKART
- a CDS encoding mechanosensitive ion channel family protein yields the protein MPETKDIHTAEQILNALIQYCVKYSFQIIGAIVLFVAGWVIAGRLSALVVGVCARKKMDLVLVQFLGGLIKVLTLTIFAVIALDALGINISPFIAAIGACAFGLTLALKGPLSNYGAGVAIIFTRPFTVGNTITTGSHSGIVEDVKLANTVLITCDGERITIPNRQIVGETIVNSYANKIVEGKVGVAYDTDPGKAIEVVTRALENAAGVVQDPKPQVGIDAFGDSALVIGYRYWTPSKGCHIVRYAANLGVYKGLKSAGIEIPFQRQDVYLFEDKKPPQKRSRKV